In one Sesamum indicum cultivar Zhongzhi No. 13 linkage group LG12, S_indicum_v1.0, whole genome shotgun sequence genomic region, the following are encoded:
- the LOC105175347 gene encoding uncharacterized protein LOC105175347, with amino-acid sequence MGTDEQAPALGWIRSRRNGIGGRRTRVGTELAATPFVQWKLRGGDSAAQAAVSARKLAASLWRVSAANSGGGSVRWQCGPFDRLRFEFFTSVPIPKIATEGVTKWDYCYSKAWVDVSYFRDCAEILKNNQDIATTPVASARCAELFKARKRINELEAEQGWSRTKLKHFLKKLNEERASWIRTQHQKMCSMVKNLENDVKRERRKCRKMDIMNSKLLNDITEVKLSARKFKQNFEKEKRARELWEDVCDELAKEIEGSKAEIEVLRNQHARIQEEVEKERKMLQLVEVWREERSQMKLINAKFMSEHKYAKMNNLIVDLEAFLRPLNSTTDMVKEFSSEIEDSQTCEAEVIRITDNCFSHNQANYETFDATRKSVCSNGLTGGGSGFEDASCQETLTQAEIYTTRISGGSDHSVNKISRSKYTSNYDAEHKENAHHGYERSESNEISSSVSLKQSKKKKSSTLSKLQRTLPRNEDTCKTILTDGISRRPSNGSISSIAPMASPQGVCSERVVDGQDFVGQWRSHDQQRNPHVVRAMKGHIEWRRGIPRQGSAANLLKAKLESQKMILRNVLKRRS; translated from the exons ATGGGCACGGATGAGCAAGCTCCGGCTCTTGGGTGGATTCGCAGTCGGAGGAATGGAATCGGAGGAAGGAGGACGAGGGTTGGAACTGAGCTCGCCGCCACCCCTTTTGTGCAATGGAAACTGCGTGGAGGAGACTCGGCAGCCCAGGCGGCGGTTTCTGCCAGGAAGCTAGCCGCCTCGCTGTGGCGGGTTTCTGCAGCTAACAGCGGTGGTGGAAGCGTGCGGTGGCAATGTGGGCCATTTGATCGGCTCAGATTTGAG TTTTTTACATCAGTGCCGATTCCTAAAATTGCGACTGAAGGAGTTACGAAATGGGATTACTGCTACTCAAAGGCATGGGTTGATGTTAGTTATTTTCGTGATTGTGCGGAGATTCTCAAGAATAATCAAGATATTGCAACTACACCAGTTGCATCTGCTAGATGTGCTGAATTGTTTAAAGCTCGTAAACGCATAAATGAACTCGAAGCTGAGCAAGGGTGGTCGAGGACGAAACTCAAGCACTTCCTGAAGAAGCTCAATGAAGAAAGGGCGTCATGGATTAGAACACAACACCAGAAGATGTGTTCGATGGTCAAGAATTTAGAGAATGATGTCAAAAGGGAAAGAAGAAAGTGTAGAAAGATGGATATTATGAATTCCAAACTTCTGAATGATATTACTGAAGTGAAGTTATCAGCTAGGAAATTCAAgcagaattttgaaaaagagaaaagagccCGAGAGTTGTGGGAGGATGTATGTGATGAGCTAGCtaaagaaattgaaggcaGCAAAGCTGAAATCGAGGTGTTGAGGAATCAACATGCAAGAATTCAAGAGGAGGTGGAGAAGGAGAGGAAAATGCTGCAATTAGTTGAGGTTTGGCGGGAAGAACGGTCCCAAATGAAGTTGATCAATGCAAAGTTTATGTCAGAACATAAGTATGCCAAGATGAATAATCTAATTGTGGATCTTGAAGCATTCTTAAGACCATTGAATTCAACCACAGATATGGTTAAGGAATTTTCATCAGAAATTGAGGATTCTCAAACATGTGAAGCTGAAGTAATCAGGATCACTGACAATTGCTTTAGTCATAATCAGGCAAATTATGAGACGTTTGATGCTACCAGAAAGAGCGTTTGTTCAAATGGCTTAACTGGTGGTGGCAGTGGTTTTGAAGACGCAAGTTGTCAGGAGACTCTGACTCAAGCTGAGATTTATACAACTCGAATTAGTGGTGGGAGTGATCACTCGGTGAATAAAATCAGCAGAAGCAAATACACATCCAACTACGATGCAGAACACAAAGAAAATGCACACCACGGATATGAGAGATCCGAGTCCAATGAAATTTCTTCATCCGTATCATTAAAGCaatcaaagaagaagaaaagctCAACCCTTAGCAAGCTCCAGAGAACCTTGCCAAGAAATGAAGACACATGCAAAACAATCTTGACAGATGGAATCAGTCGAAGGCCTTCAAATGGATCAATATCGTCGATTGCACCTATGGCTTCCCCACAAGGAGTGTGTAGTGAAAGGGTGGTAGATGGTCAGGATTTTGTCGGCCAATGGCGCTCGCACGATCAGCAGAGAAATCCACACGTTGTGCGAGCTATGAAAGGTCATATCGAGTGGCGACGAGGAATCCCAAGGCAGGGCTCGGCCGCCAACCTTCTGAAAGCCAAATTAGAAAGCCAGAAAATGATCTTGCGCAATGTACTCAAAAGAAGGAGTTGA